The Echinicola rosea genome has a segment encoding these proteins:
- a CDS encoding efflux RND transporter permease subunit — MLNKIIRYFLDNKLVTVLVLSGFIVWGIVTAPFGWKMGTLPSDPVPVDAIPDIGENQQIVFTQWQGRSPQDIEDQISYPLTTYLLGIPGVKSIRSSSIFGFSSIFIIFNEDVEFYWSRSRILEKLNALPSGLLPEGVQPALGPDATALGQVYWYTIEGRDKEGNPTGGWDLHEIRTVQDFYVKYGLNATEGVSEVASIGGFVQEYQIDVNPDALKAYEIPLHKVMQAVQRSNKDVGAKTIEINQAEYLVRGLGYIKQVEDLEKAVVAVQDNVPIRIKDVGVATLGPATRRGLLDKDGAEVVGGVVVARYGANPLEVINNVKDKIKEIAPGLPKKTLADGRESQLTIVPFYDRSELIYETLGTLEEALSLEILISILVVIVMVYNLRASLLISSILPIAVLMVFIAMRYFGVDANIVALSGIAIAIGTMVDLGIILSENIIKHMDEAPPGQQLKETIYNGSTEVATAILTAVSTTIVSFIPVFTMQAAEGKLFGPLAFTKTFALIAALIVSLIILPTLAHWFFGARIKNKALARGVNIGLMLIGVLAIILGHYWGGIVLALYGLSGILKNKYHETHKDSGKWYVKIVRKADLIIAVLGITWLLARYWLPLGAGKSLLLNVIFVGLLLGLILGSFSVLEYYYKVILKWCLDNKVKFLLIPSFLILVGANVWLGFNAVFGFAAKGFDALGWDIKTTKIWSGLTHSFPGVGKEFMPSLDEGSFLLMPTSMPHSGVEFNRKVVGQLDMLLTNIPEVDLTVGKLGRVESALDPAPISMYENIINYKPEYMLNAKGHRVRFKVDKEDRFILDSGDSLTNDEAIDRGITVEELIPDDNGNYFRNWRPQIKSPDDIWNEIVKVTKIPGVTSAPKLQPIETRLVMLQTGMRAPMGIKVYGPDLKTIEDFGLRLEEILKNVPSVKAEAAFADRIVGKPYLHLNINRDEISRYGLNVEDVQQTVETAIGGMKITSTVEGRERFPVRVRYPRELRDDPESLGKILLPTPTGAQIPISQVVDFEYVRGPQAIKSEETFLVGYVLFDKRDGYSEVGVVNDAQAAIQASIDEGDLIVPSGISYKFSGSYENQVRAEKRLSIIVPLVLGIVFLILYFQFKSVSTSLMVFSGIAMAFSGGFIMLWLYGQDWFVNFSLFGTNMRDLFQMHTINLSVAVWVGFIALFGIATDDGVLIATYLDQSFERNRPENLNQVREAVVEAGLRRIRPALMTVSTTMIALLPVLTSTGRGSDIMIPMAIPSFGGMAFALVSIFIVPVLYSMREERKIKKTRS, encoded by the coding sequence ATGCTAAATAAAATCATTAGGTACTTCCTTGATAACAAGTTAGTTACCGTGCTTGTATTGTCAGGATTTATAGTTTGGGGTATCGTTACCGCTCCGTTTGGCTGGAAGATGGGGACCTTGCCATCTGATCCGGTACCAGTAGATGCCATTCCTGATATCGGTGAGAACCAGCAGATTGTGTTTACCCAGTGGCAAGGCCGGTCTCCGCAGGATATTGAAGACCAGATTTCTTATCCTCTGACGACTTACCTGCTAGGTATTCCAGGGGTGAAATCCATACGCAGTTCATCTATATTTGGTTTCTCCAGTATTTTCATCATTTTCAATGAAGATGTAGAGTTCTACTGGTCCCGCTCACGTATTCTTGAAAAGCTCAATGCGCTTCCTTCAGGCCTGTTGCCTGAGGGGGTACAACCGGCTCTGGGGCCCGATGCTACGGCCTTGGGACAGGTGTACTGGTACACGATAGAGGGCCGTGATAAAGAAGGAAATCCTACCGGAGGCTGGGATTTACACGAAATCCGTACTGTACAGGACTTCTACGTCAAGTACGGACTGAATGCAACTGAGGGAGTCTCTGAAGTGGCATCTATAGGCGGATTTGTGCAGGAATACCAAATAGATGTCAACCCTGACGCCCTTAAGGCTTATGAAATACCCTTGCATAAAGTTATGCAGGCGGTACAGCGGTCCAATAAGGATGTAGGGGCCAAAACCATTGAGATCAATCAGGCTGAGTACCTGGTTAGAGGACTAGGTTACATCAAGCAGGTAGAAGACCTGGAAAAAGCCGTGGTGGCGGTGCAGGATAATGTACCCATAAGGATAAAGGATGTCGGTGTAGCTACTTTAGGACCTGCCACCCGAAGAGGGCTGTTGGATAAAGATGGTGCCGAAGTAGTGGGGGGCGTTGTGGTAGCCCGTTACGGTGCAAATCCATTGGAAGTCATTAATAATGTAAAGGATAAGATTAAGGAAATTGCTCCCGGACTGCCGAAAAAAACGTTGGCAGACGGAAGGGAGAGCCAGCTAACCATCGTACCCTTTTACGACCGTTCAGAACTCATCTATGAAACATTGGGAACTTTGGAAGAAGCCCTGTCATTGGAAATTCTTATCTCCATTCTTGTAGTTATCGTGATGGTTTACAACCTGCGGGCATCATTGCTTATTTCAAGCATTCTGCCTATTGCCGTGTTGATGGTATTTATTGCCATGCGGTATTTTGGGGTAGATGCCAATATTGTAGCATTATCAGGGATTGCCATTGCTATTGGTACTATGGTGGATCTGGGAATTATACTTTCTGAAAACATCATTAAACACATGGATGAGGCCCCTCCTGGCCAACAACTCAAGGAGACCATTTATAATGGCTCTACTGAAGTCGCTACTGCAATACTTACGGCGGTATCTACCACGATAGTGAGTTTTATTCCGGTATTTACCATGCAGGCAGCGGAGGGGAAATTATTCGGTCCTTTGGCCTTTACCAAAACATTTGCCCTGATTGCTGCCTTGATCGTTTCATTGATCATATTGCCAACACTCGCACATTGGTTTTTTGGGGCCAGGATAAAGAACAAGGCCCTAGCAAGAGGTGTAAATATAGGATTAATGCTGATCGGGGTTCTAGCCATTATACTTGGCCACTATTGGGGAGGCATTGTACTGGCCCTTTATGGCCTGTCCGGTATCCTAAAAAACAAGTACCATGAAACGCACAAGGATTCTGGAAAATGGTATGTGAAAATTGTCCGAAAAGCGGATCTTATCATTGCTGTGCTGGGAATAACCTGGTTACTGGCCAGATATTGGCTGCCACTTGGAGCAGGTAAAAGTCTGTTGCTTAATGTAATTTTTGTGGGCCTTCTGCTAGGGCTTATTTTAGGCTCCTTTTCTGTTTTGGAATATTACTATAAAGTAATTCTGAAATGGTGTTTGGACAATAAAGTCAAATTTCTATTAATACCTTCCTTCCTGATACTGGTAGGGGCCAATGTATGGTTGGGTTTTAATGCGGTTTTTGGTTTTGCCGCAAAAGGGTTTGATGCTTTAGGCTGGGATATTAAGACCACCAAAATCTGGTCAGGCTTAACGCATAGCTTCCCTGGTGTAGGAAAGGAGTTTATGCCTTCCCTTGATGAAGGAAGTTTTCTGCTAATGCCAACCTCCATGCCGCATTCCGGTGTAGAATTTAACCGCAAGGTCGTAGGACAGCTGGATATGTTGCTGACTAATATTCCTGAGGTGGACCTCACGGTGGGAAAACTTGGACGTGTAGAGTCTGCCCTGGATCCTGCACCTATTTCAATGTATGAAAATATCATCAATTATAAACCGGAGTATATGCTCAATGCAAAAGGGCACCGGGTAAGGTTTAAAGTGGATAAGGAAGACCGTTTTATCCTTGATAGCGGCGATAGTCTTACTAATGATGAGGCTATAGACCGGGGGATTACCGTGGAGGAACTTATACCTGATGATAATGGGAATTATTTCCGAAACTGGAGGCCTCAGATAAAATCCCCGGATGACATTTGGAATGAAATTGTGAAGGTTACCAAAATACCGGGAGTTACTTCTGCGCCTAAACTACAACCCATTGAAACCAGACTGGTCATGCTTCAAACAGGCATGCGTGCTCCAATGGGGATCAAAGTATACGGTCCCGATCTTAAAACCATTGAGGATTTTGGGCTTCGGTTGGAAGAAATACTCAAAAATGTTCCTTCTGTAAAGGCAGAAGCTGCATTTGCAGACCGGATTGTGGGTAAGCCTTATCTTCATTTAAATATTAACCGGGATGAGATTTCACGCTATGGATTGAATGTTGAAGACGTACAACAGACCGTTGAAACGGCCATAGGGGGGATGAAAATTACTTCTACGGTAGAAGGGCGTGAGCGCTTTCCAGTCAGAGTCCGCTATCCCAGGGAGCTTCGGGACGATCCCGAATCACTGGGTAAAATCCTGTTGCCTACACCAACTGGGGCGCAAATACCGATCAGTCAAGTAGTGGACTTTGAATATGTACGCGGACCACAGGCGATCAAGAGTGAAGAGACCTTTTTGGTAGGTTATGTACTGTTTGATAAAAGAGATGGGTATTCTGAAGTTGGGGTAGTCAATGACGCACAGGCGGCTATTCAGGCGAGTATAGATGAAGGGGACTTAATTGTTCCCTCAGGAATCAGCTATAAGTTTTCCGGAAGCTATGAAAATCAGGTAAGGGCAGAAAAAAGGCTTTCCATCATTGTGCCATTGGTTCTGGGGATTGTCTTTCTCATACTCTATTTCCAGTTTAAATCGGTTTCTACTTCCCTAATGGTATTTTCCGGTATTGCGATGGCTTTTAGTGGCGGATTTATTATGCTTTGGTTATATGGACAAGACTGGTTTGTCAACTTTTCCCTGTTCGGCACTAATATGCGAGACCTCTTTCAGATGCACACCATCAACTTGAGTGTGGCCGTTTGGGTGGGCTTTATAGCTCTTTTTGGCATCGCTACGGACGATGGGGTACTTATTGCCACCTATTTGGACCAGAGCTTTGAAAGAAACCGTCCTGAAAATTTGAACCAAGTCAGAGAAGCTGTTGTGGAAGCTGGCTTGAGAAGAATACGTCCGGCCCTGATGACTGTTTCGACTACCATGATAGCCCTGCTGCCCGTACTCACTTCTACGGGACGTGGTTCAGATATTATGATTCCAATGGCCATCCCTTCATTTGGAGGAATGGCGTTTGCCCTGGTGAGCATTTTCATTGTTCCAGTGCTTTACAGCATGAGAGAAGAAAGGAAAATAAAAAAGACACGATCATGA
- a CDS encoding heavy-metal-associated domain-containing protein: MIKKTVLVFTFCLGALLIANGARAQSQEKEKAPKMEQMEKNTTKLELKVEGMSCQAGCANGIDNMLKEQKGILSSETLFDKSSSVIRYDSRVISEKDIIALIEDRGFKVKKKTDKK, from the coding sequence ATGATCAAGAAAACAGTTTTAGTATTTACGTTTTGTTTAGGAGCCTTACTCATTGCTAATGGAGCAAGGGCACAGTCCCAAGAAAAAGAAAAAGCACCGAAAATGGAACAAATGGAAAAAAACACTACCAAGCTTGAATTGAAAGTAGAAGGCATGAGTTGCCAGGCAGGATGTGCCAATGGCATTGATAATATGCTCAAAGAACAGAAAGGTATTCTTAGCAGTGAAACCCTCTTTGATAAAAGTTCATCAGTAATCAGGTATGACAGTAGGGTAATTTCTGAAAAGGACATTATTGCCCTTATTGAAGACAGGGGGTTTAAGGTCAAAAAGAAAACAGATAAGAAATAA
- a CDS encoding thioredoxin family protein produces the protein MKRQVEIFTSNCPVCDPVVSMVKDLACDQCEITVYDLVKQCEDKTCLSKLKEYQIKKVPAIAVNGKLLDCCQDQGITKEELIKAGIGQG, from the coding sequence ATGAAAAGACAAGTAGAAATATTTACGTCTAATTGCCCAGTTTGTGATCCGGTGGTCAGTATGGTAAAAGACTTAGCCTGTGATCAATGTGAAATAACAGTCTATGATCTGGTAAAGCAATGTGAAGACAAAACCTGTCTGAGCAAACTGAAAGAATACCAGATTAAAAAAGTGCCGGCCATAGCAGTCAATGGCAAATTGCTGGACTGTTGCCAGGATCAGGGTATAACCAAAGAAGAACTGATCAAAGCGGGTATCGGCCAGGGATAA
- a CDS encoding DoxX family protein, producing MKLLSDTIPVYLRNRTNTILRISIGAIFFWFGVVKFFPGVSPAESLAAGTICSLTFHVISPPACTIVLAVFESLLGILLIIGNFLKPVLILLFLHMLGTMLTFFIFPDLMFAKFPFILTMEGQYVMKNIITLASVLLLWSRDSDQKNISKRPRRPPPS from the coding sequence GTGAAATTACTATCAGATACAATACCTGTATACCTGAGGAATAGAACCAATACTATTCTCAGAATCAGTATTGGAGCAATATTCTTCTGGTTTGGCGTAGTTAAATTTTTCCCCGGGGTAAGTCCTGCAGAAAGTCTGGCTGCTGGCACCATTTGTTCTCTTACATTCCATGTAATTTCTCCACCTGCATGTACCATTGTGCTGGCAGTTTTTGAAAGTCTCCTTGGTATATTATTGATTATAGGAAATTTTTTAAAACCTGTATTGATCTTACTATTTCTGCACATGCTGGGTACAATGCTCACCTTTTTTATTTTTCCTGATTTAATGTTTGCCAAGTTTCCTTTTATACTGACAATGGAAGGCCAATATGTTATGAAAAATATTATCACTCTGGCTAGTGTTCTACTTCTTTGGTCCAGAGACTCAGATCAAAAAAATATTTCAAAAAGGCCTAGGAGACCACCCCCCTCATAA
- a CDS encoding TolC family protein, with product MKVIINVLILLFLGSGIGFAQAPEDYFEIAAKNNPGLQAKYAAFEAAIQKVEQVNTLSDPSFSFGYFISPVETRVGPQRARFSLTQMFPWFGTLKAQGNAAALMAEAKYQSFLDARNLLYYQVEAAYYPLYELNQWKEIERENIEILESYKTIANKKFENGTGTMVDVLRVDIMLKDAVTNLSILEDKEKPLVTRFNKLLNRKEDALITVRDSLIIQPLPTTFRKDSLLLNNPVLEELDLKIASSEASEEVAHKQGLPKFGLGLDYVMIGERTDLASGMAAPHDNGKNALMPMVSVSIPLFRGKYKAAVKEAKLIQKSYALQKEDYANTLTSGYDMAWFEMQQQQELLALYGQQIQETDQALNLLFTAYGNSGKEFEEVLRMQQQLLKYEKMKATAEIQFHIALAKLHYLTAKNY from the coding sequence ATGAAAGTAATTATAAATGTCCTCATCCTTCTATTTCTCGGGAGCGGAATAGGCTTTGCACAGGCTCCTGAGGATTATTTTGAAATAGCGGCCAAGAATAATCCTGGTCTACAGGCAAAATACGCGGCTTTTGAAGCAGCCATCCAGAAAGTGGAGCAGGTAAATACCTTGTCTGATCCTAGTTTCTCTTTTGGCTATTTCATATCGCCTGTGGAAACCAGGGTGGGACCTCAAAGGGCCAGGTTTTCTTTAACACAGATGTTTCCCTGGTTTGGTACATTGAAAGCACAGGGTAATGCTGCAGCTTTGATGGCTGAAGCTAAATACCAGTCTTTTCTGGATGCCAGGAACCTATTGTATTATCAGGTGGAGGCAGCCTATTATCCGCTTTATGAACTCAATCAATGGAAAGAGATTGAACGTGAGAATATAGAAATTCTGGAATCCTATAAGACCATTGCCAACAAGAAATTTGAAAATGGTACGGGTACTATGGTCGATGTGCTAAGAGTGGATATCATGTTGAAAGATGCCGTGACCAATCTGAGTATTCTGGAAGATAAGGAAAAACCGCTGGTGACAAGGTTTAATAAACTGCTTAACAGAAAGGAAGATGCATTGATTACTGTCCGGGATTCCCTTATAATTCAACCTTTACCAACAACCTTCAGGAAGGACTCTTTGTTGCTGAACAACCCTGTACTGGAAGAACTGGATTTAAAAATTGCATCCAGTGAGGCAAGTGAAGAGGTAGCACATAAGCAAGGGCTTCCAAAATTCGGGTTAGGACTGGATTATGTAATGATCGGAGAGCGTACCGATCTGGCTTCTGGCATGGCTGCTCCACACGACAATGGCAAAAATGCCCTAATGCCGATGGTATCTGTAAGCATTCCCCTTTTCAGAGGTAAATACAAAGCAGCGGTGAAAGAGGCGAAACTCATACAAAAGAGCTATGCACTCCAAAAGGAAGACTATGCCAATACACTCACTTCCGGCTATGATATGGCCTGGTTTGAGATGCAACAGCAACAAGAATTACTTGCCTTATACGGTCAGCAAATTCAGGAAACCGATCAAGCACTCAACCTGCTTTTTACCGCTTATGGTAATTCAGGAAAGGAATTTGAAGAAGTGCTGCGTATGCAACAGCAGCTGCTCAAATATGAAAAGATGAAAGCTACGGCAGAAATCCAGTTTCACATTGCCTTAGCCAAACTACATTACTTAACTGCAAAA
- a CDS encoding HYC_CC_PP family protein, giving the protein MKKAVSIFLLIVMLLSNIGVTWATHLCCGIAVKSALMLGNGELDCGMNHSELDNTDDSFAERTVVKDKCCDNHYTTIESDEAIFSKTSLNSINVDFFIPFVYSYLGIDPFNQDHSTVYTDYSPPLLKQDRQVMFQSFLI; this is encoded by the coding sequence GTGAAAAAAGCAGTTTCCATATTCTTACTGATTGTGATGCTTTTGAGTAACATTGGGGTTACTTGGGCCACCCATCTATGTTGTGGAATTGCGGTTAAATCTGCCCTGATGCTTGGAAATGGGGAGTTGGATTGCGGCATGAATCATTCAGAATTGGATAATACTGATGACTCATTTGCGGAGAGGACGGTTGTTAAAGATAAGTGCTGTGATAACCATTACACTACTATCGAATCTGATGAAGCCATATTCAGCAAGACGTCCCTTAATTCGATCAATGTTGATTTTTTTATCCCTTTTGTTTACAGTTATTTAGGTATTGATCCTTTTAATCAGGATCACTCTACCGTTTACACCGATTATTCCCCTCCTTTGTTGAAGCAAGACCGGCAGGTAATGTTTCAATCCTTTCTAATTTAA
- a CDS encoding heavy-metal-associated domain-containing protein — protein MKKIGIILVISIFSFGSAMAQLVKVDQEVFGMDCAPCAYGLERGLKKMGGLGSIKVSLNDGKAYLTLSPDNKLTLQKIQEEVKNNGFSARRAEVVLTGELCKSEGTWQIKVNDETFQVTSDTTREIIRSLNPGIIKARLLIKDKSDRELSGTWEARIEEIM, from the coding sequence ATGAAAAAGATAGGAATTATATTAGTAATAAGCATTTTCAGCTTTGGCAGTGCAATGGCACAGCTGGTCAAAGTAGATCAGGAGGTATTTGGAATGGATTGTGCCCCTTGCGCCTATGGCCTGGAACGTGGGCTCAAGAAAATGGGTGGACTGGGAAGCATAAAAGTAAGCCTCAATGATGGGAAAGCCTACCTCACGCTATCACCGGATAATAAGCTGACATTGCAAAAGATTCAGGAAGAAGTAAAGAATAATGGATTTTCTGCTCGCAGGGCTGAGGTAGTTTTAACCGGTGAGCTGTGCAAGAGTGAAGGCACTTGGCAAATAAAGGTCAATGACGAAACCTTCCAAGTTACCTCTGATACTACCCGGGAAATAATCAGGTCTTTAAATCCTGGAATAATAAAAGCCAGGCTTTTAATTAAGGATAAATCAGACAGAGAATTAAGTGGTACGTGGGAGGCTCGAATAGAGGAAATTATGTGA
- a CDS encoding MFS transporter, with amino-acid sequence MKQIYRSKAFWLLALAASLIFFQAYMIAPLIPKLSEVFGVTEQYIGLVIPAYMITYGISILFYGVLSDRFGRMRIIRFSLLAFILLTALTALAQTSSQLIMLRLFTGLGASGVIPMALALVGDLYEPHERGKPLGLLFAAMEGGMALGSTAGVVLEPFIGWRMLFLGIAILGAIILWFISFQIDFKSQKPELNKPNVRQVFSKFFHLLSMSRGAKTYSSVFWNGIFHSGIYTWLGYYFSVKYILGEIGIGLAILGYGVPGFLFGSSIGRAADRWGRFRLIIPGLGIAALATALLATNISVILAAIAVTVISLGYDLTQPLFAGIVTELGGKKYGGQAMGLNVFALFTGFGVESLIFGEVLSIGLENAFLIFAALQGLMMLFAIRMFKAEK; translated from the coding sequence ATGAAACAAATTTACAGATCAAAAGCATTCTGGTTGCTGGCATTAGCTGCTTCTTTGATATTTTTTCAGGCCTATATGATAGCCCCTTTGATCCCCAAGCTGTCAGAAGTATTTGGGGTAACGGAGCAATACATAGGGCTGGTCATTCCTGCTTATATGATTACCTATGGTATTTCCATTCTTTTTTATGGGGTTCTTTCTGATCGTTTTGGAAGGATGCGGATAATTCGGTTTTCACTACTGGCATTTATACTGTTGACAGCACTTACTGCTTTGGCCCAAACATCTTCACAATTGATTATGCTCAGACTTTTTACTGGCCTTGGTGCAAGCGGAGTTATCCCCATGGCGCTGGCGCTGGTTGGGGATTTATATGAGCCCCATGAGAGAGGTAAACCTCTAGGTTTGCTATTTGCAGCTATGGAAGGGGGTATGGCGCTAGGTTCTACCGCAGGAGTTGTGCTGGAGCCCTTTATCGGATGGCGGATGCTTTTCTTAGGGATTGCAATCTTAGGAGCCATAATATTATGGTTTATCTCATTCCAAATTGATTTTAAATCCCAAAAACCTGAATTAAATAAACCAAATGTACGGCAGGTTTTTTCAAAATTCTTCCATTTGCTTTCAATGTCAAGAGGGGCAAAAACTTACAGTTCTGTTTTTTGGAATGGAATATTCCATTCAGGCATCTATACCTGGCTTGGATACTATTTCTCTGTAAAATATATCTTAGGAGAAATAGGTATTGGTTTGGCTATTCTGGGCTATGGGGTTCCGGGATTTCTTTTTGGTTCCAGTATCGGAAGGGCCGCAGATAGGTGGGGCCGGTTTCGGCTTATTATACCTGGGCTAGGCATTGCGGCTTTGGCCACTGCTCTATTGGCTACCAATATATCAGTAATATTGGCAGCCATTGCTGTTACAGTGATTTCATTAGGATATGACTTAACCCAACCTCTCTTTGCCGGAATTGTAACGGAGTTAGGGGGCAAGAAATATGGAGGGCAAGCAATGGGACTAAATGTCTTTGCCCTGTTTACAGGTTTTGGAGTTGAGAGCCTCATATTTGGAGAAGTCTTATCGATTGGTTTGGAAAACGCATTTTTGATATTCGCAGCATTGCAGGGTTTGATGATGCTGTTTGCCATTCGAATGTTTAAAGCTGAAAAGTGA
- a CDS encoding metal-sensitive transcriptional regulator has translation MIPKDLTKDIKTRLQSIKGQVDGLIKMLDEGKDPEKILLQFKAAQKGLDKAHYLLLDEAYRKALAIKISETVEACPGNCGNEERIEFIRQQFPILELDSLTQKMKEIAELKKRIGNANIDS, from the coding sequence ATGATACCCAAAGACCTAACAAAAGATATAAAGACACGCTTACAAAGCATCAAAGGCCAGGTGGATGGCTTGATAAAAATGTTGGATGAAGGAAAAGATCCGGAAAAAATTTTGCTACAGTTCAAAGCAGCACAAAAAGGGTTGGACAAAGCCCATTATTTATTATTGGATGAAGCTTACCGGAAAGCTCTTGCCATTAAGATTTCAGAAACCGTTGAAGCCTGCCCGGGTAATTGCGGGAATGAAGAACGAATCGAATTTATCCGCCAGCAGTTTCCTATCCTGGAACTGGATAGCCTTACTCAAAAAATGAAGGAAATAGCCGAGCTAAAGAAACGAATAGGCAATGCAAATATCGACTCATAA
- a CDS encoding four-helix bundle copper-binding protein, with protein sequence MKPLNNEIQQCIDECNACITAARICLDQHMGEPDMKKCHQLCLDCIALCTACVQMLASQSDYVNRVCAICADLCKACAEECSKFDSEVCKQCAEKCKACAESCAKMAA encoded by the coding sequence ATGAAACCATTGAACAACGAAATTCAACAATGTATTGACGAGTGTAATGCCTGTATCACCGCTGCGCGCATCTGTCTGGACCAGCATATGGGTGAACCCGATATGAAAAAATGCCATCAGCTTTGTCTGGATTGCATTGCCCTTTGTACTGCTTGTGTCCAAATGCTGGCATCTCAGTCGGATTATGTAAACAGGGTTTGCGCCATTTGTGCCGATCTCTGTAAAGCCTGTGCAGAAGAGTGCAGCAAGTTTGACAGTGAGGTGTGCAAGCAGTGTGCAGAGAAATGCAAAGCTTGCGCAGAAAGTTGCGCTAAAATGGCGGCATAA